In one window of Burkholderia sp. NRF60-BP8 DNA:
- a CDS encoding ABC transporter ATP-binding protein produces the protein MARIVCHALSKHYDGGPAVLHPLDLEIADGEFIVLLGPSGCGKSTMLRMIAGLEAITGGELAIGDAVVNDLPPRERNVAMVFQNYALYPHMTVYDNIAFGLRRLKVPADEIDRRVRDVARILSLDALLERRPRAMSGGQQQRAAIARAMIKTPDVFLFDEPLSNLDAKLRTQLRGDIKRLHRQLKTTTLYVTHDQLEAMTLADRVVLMRGGRIEQIGTPAELYGQPHTVFAAGFVGTPAMNFADGTIARVGTTVLLDCNGTRWPLASSRFARLQDGQQVKAAIRPNHLRLVSEGDPTPGTLTLTGTVELVELLGAEALVTLDWRGQPCAALVPAPMAPAPGAVVAWRFDEEALHLFDAGTERNVALPDANPIAHAAAPAAATRATPPAATGWSTSRS, from the coding sequence ATGGCCCGAATCGTCTGCCACGCATTGTCGAAGCACTACGACGGCGGCCCCGCCGTGCTGCATCCGCTCGACCTCGAGATCGCCGACGGCGAATTCATCGTGCTGCTCGGCCCGTCCGGCTGCGGCAAGTCGACGATGTTGCGAATGATCGCGGGCCTCGAGGCGATCACCGGCGGCGAGCTCGCGATCGGCGACGCGGTCGTCAACGACCTGCCGCCGCGCGAGCGCAATGTCGCGATGGTGTTCCAGAACTATGCGCTGTATCCGCACATGACGGTGTACGACAACATCGCGTTCGGCCTGCGGCGCCTGAAGGTGCCGGCCGACGAGATCGACCGCCGCGTGCGCGACGTCGCGCGCATCCTGAGCCTCGACGCGCTGCTCGAGCGCCGCCCGCGCGCGATGTCGGGCGGCCAGCAGCAGCGCGCGGCGATCGCGCGCGCGATGATCAAGACGCCCGACGTGTTCCTGTTCGACGAGCCGTTGTCGAATCTCGACGCGAAGCTGCGCACGCAGTTGCGCGGCGACATCAAGCGGCTGCATCGGCAGTTGAAGACGACCACGCTGTACGTCACGCACGACCAACTCGAAGCGATGACGCTCGCCGATCGCGTCGTGCTGATGCGCGGCGGCCGCATCGAGCAGATCGGCACGCCGGCCGAGTTGTACGGCCAGCCGCATACCGTGTTCGCGGCCGGGTTCGTCGGCACGCCCGCGATGAACTTCGCGGACGGCACGATCGCGCGCGTCGGCACGACCGTGCTGCTCGACTGCAACGGCACGCGCTGGCCGCTCGCGTCCTCACGCTTCGCGCGGCTGCAGGACGGCCAGCAGGTGAAGGCCGCGATTCGCCCGAACCACCTGCGGCTCGTCTCCGAAGGCGATCCGACCCCGGGTACGCTCACGCTGACCGGCACGGTCGAACTCGTCGAATTGCTCGGCGCCGAGGCGCTCGTCACGCTGGACTGGCGCGGCCAGCCGTGCGCGGCCCTCGTGCCGGCCCCGATGGCTCCAGCGCCGGGCGCCGTGGTAGCGTGGCGCTTCGACGAAGAAGCCCTGCATCTGTTCGACGCCGGCACCGAGCGCAACGTCGCGCTGCCGGATGCGAACCCGATCGCGCACGCGGCGGCGCCGGCGGCCGCGACGCGCGCCACGCCGCCTGCCGCGACGGGCTGGTCGACGTCCCGTTCGTAG
- a CDS encoding carbohydrate ABC transporter permease yields MGRLTARRMARRGPAATVSTVAIAGAILIVAAFPLFWAVLNSLKHLLDIVTPTPRFFFTPTLANYEQVLSSPEVLIGLGNSIAIVGAAVLIGALLGVPAAYAIARYPVRGKRDIQFFLLSLRFLPPVAVALPLIAIWVDLGLYDTKLSMIVTYLLVTLSTITWLSIPVFRRLPREIEEAAALDGYGPYAVFWHIALPVCASTLLGGIVFSFVLVWNELMIALALTSSRSATLPVVASAFTSLGQEVPWGVINASTVLLALPPLVFVGMLSRLLNSIVKGK; encoded by the coding sequence ATGGGACGACTGACGGCACGCCGAATGGCTCGCCGCGGCCCTGCCGCCACCGTGTCCACCGTCGCGATCGCCGGCGCGATCCTAATCGTCGCCGCGTTCCCGCTGTTCTGGGCCGTGCTCAATTCGCTCAAGCACCTGCTCGACATCGTCACGCCGACGCCGCGCTTCTTCTTCACGCCGACGCTCGCGAACTACGAACAGGTGCTGTCGAGCCCCGAAGTATTGATCGGCCTCGGCAACAGCATCGCGATCGTCGGCGCGGCCGTGCTGATCGGCGCGCTGCTCGGCGTGCCGGCCGCGTATGCGATCGCGCGCTACCCCGTGCGCGGCAAGCGCGACATCCAGTTCTTCCTGCTGTCGCTGCGCTTTTTGCCGCCCGTCGCGGTCGCGCTGCCGCTGATCGCGATCTGGGTCGATCTCGGGCTGTACGACACGAAGCTGTCGATGATCGTCACGTACCTGCTCGTCACGCTGTCGACCATCACGTGGCTGTCGATTCCCGTCTTTCGCCGGCTGCCGCGCGAGATCGAGGAAGCCGCCGCGCTCGACGGCTACGGCCCGTACGCGGTGTTCTGGCATATCGCGCTGCCGGTGTGCGCGAGCACGCTGCTCGGCGGCATCGTGTTCAGCTTCGTACTGGTGTGGAACGAACTGATGATCGCGCTCGCGCTCACGTCGTCGCGCAGCGCGACGCTGCCGGTGGTCGCGTCCGCGTTCACGTCGCTCGGCCAGGAAGTGCCGTGGGGCGTGATCAACGCGTCGACGGTGCTGCTCGCGCTGCCGCCGCTCGTATTCGTCGGCATGCTGAGCCGGCTGCTCAATTCGATCGTCAAGGGAAAATAA
- a CDS encoding NAD(P)-dependent alcohol dehydrogenase — protein sequence MKALVLERTRELALRDIDLPQEVGPGDVRIKVHTVGVCGSDVHYYVHGGIGPFRVDAPMVLGHEASGTVVETGADVTHLRVGDRVCMEPGVPRLDSPATLRGLYNLDPDVRFWATPPVHGCLTPFVVHPAAFTYRLPDNVSFAEGAIVEPLSIGLQAAKKAAMKPGDLAVVIGAGTIGAMTALAALAGGAARVILADVVPDKLALFAGNPAVTTVDVRTQPLADAVADASGGWGADVVFEASGSANAYAGLVDLICPGGCAVLIGMPVAPVPLDVVALQAKEGRIESVFRYANIFPRALALIASGAIDVKPFISRTFPFSEGVRAFEEAASGQPRDVKIQIEMD from the coding sequence TTGAAAGCGCTCGTACTCGAACGCACGCGCGAGCTCGCGCTGCGCGACATCGACCTGCCGCAAGAGGTCGGCCCCGGCGACGTCCGGATCAAGGTCCATACGGTCGGCGTCTGCGGCAGCGACGTGCATTACTACGTTCACGGCGGAATCGGCCCGTTCCGCGTCGATGCGCCGATGGTGCTCGGTCACGAAGCATCCGGCACCGTCGTCGAGACCGGCGCCGACGTCACGCACCTGCGCGTCGGCGACCGCGTGTGCATGGAGCCCGGCGTGCCGCGCCTCGATTCGCCCGCGACGCTGCGCGGGCTCTACAACCTCGATCCCGACGTGCGCTTCTGGGCGACGCCGCCGGTCCACGGCTGCCTGACGCCGTTCGTCGTACATCCGGCCGCGTTCACGTACCGGCTGCCCGACAACGTGTCGTTCGCCGAAGGCGCGATCGTCGAGCCGCTGTCGATCGGCCTGCAGGCCGCGAAGAAGGCGGCGATGAAACCGGGCGACCTCGCGGTCGTGATCGGCGCCGGCACGATCGGTGCGATGACGGCGCTCGCCGCACTTGCCGGCGGCGCCGCGCGCGTGATCCTCGCCGACGTCGTGCCGGACAAGCTCGCGCTGTTCGCCGGCAATCCGGCCGTCACGACCGTCGACGTGCGCACGCAGCCGCTCGCCGACGCGGTGGCCGACGCATCGGGCGGCTGGGGCGCGGACGTCGTGTTCGAGGCAAGCGGCAGCGCGAACGCGTATGCGGGCCTCGTCGATCTGATCTGCCCCGGCGGCTGCGCGGTGCTGATCGGGATGCCGGTGGCGCCGGTGCCGCTCGACGTGGTCGCGCTGCAGGCGAAGGAAGGCCGCATCGAATCGGTGTTCCGCTACGCGAACATCTTCCCGCGCGCGCTCGCGCTGATCGCATCCGGCGCGATCGACGTGAAGCCGTTCATCTCGCGCACATTCCCGTTTTCCGAAGGCGTGCGCGCGTTCGAGGAAGCGGCGAGCGGGCAGCCGCGCGACGTCAAGATTCAGATCGAAATGGATTGA